The proteins below come from a single Agromyces flavus genomic window:
- a CDS encoding LLM class flavin-dependent oxidoreductase codes for MKRIGFLSFGHWSNSPGSQTRSASDVLLQSIDLAVAAEEVGADGAYFRVHHYANQLASPFPLLAAAGAKTSRIELGTGVIDMRYENPMYMAEDAAAADLIAGGRLQLGVSRGSPESVIDGSRYFGYEAPEGSTMADVARNNTTVFLKVIDGARFAEPNPRPMFPNPHLGPLGIQPQSPGLRDRIWWGAGSDATAVWAAEQGMNLMSSTLKEDESGEPFHVQQRKQIEAFRAAWAEAGHEREPRVSVSRSIFAIVNDMDRRYFIGGGDRSDQFGVIDDFRAVFGRSYAAEPDVLIEQLREDEAIAAADTLLLTVPNQLGVDYNAHVLESILTHVAPALGWR; via the coding sequence ATGAAGCGCATCGGTTTCCTTTCGTTCGGTCACTGGTCGAACTCGCCCGGCTCGCAGACCCGATCGGCGTCCGACGTGCTGCTGCAGTCGATCGACCTGGCGGTCGCGGCCGAGGAGGTCGGCGCAGACGGCGCCTACTTCCGCGTGCACCACTACGCGAACCAGCTCGCGAGCCCGTTCCCCCTGCTCGCGGCGGCGGGCGCCAAGACGAGTCGCATCGAGCTCGGCACGGGCGTGATCGACATGCGCTACGAGAACCCGATGTACATGGCCGAGGATGCCGCCGCCGCCGACCTCATCGCCGGCGGCCGCCTGCAGCTCGGCGTCTCGCGCGGATCACCCGAGTCGGTGATCGACGGCTCCCGCTACTTCGGCTACGAGGCGCCAGAGGGTTCGACGATGGCGGATGTCGCCCGCAACAACACCACGGTGTTCCTGAAGGTCATCGATGGAGCGCGGTTCGCCGAGCCGAACCCGCGTCCGATGTTCCCGAACCCCCACCTGGGGCCGCTCGGCATCCAGCCGCAGTCCCCGGGCCTGCGCGACCGCATCTGGTGGGGCGCCGGCTCCGACGCGACGGCCGTGTGGGCGGCCGAGCAGGGCATGAACCTCATGAGTTCGACGCTCAAGGAGGATGAGTCGGGCGAGCCCTTCCACGTGCAGCAGCGCAAGCAGATCGAGGCGTTCCGCGCAGCCTGGGCCGAGGCCGGGCACGAGCGCGAGCCGCGCGTCTCGGTGAGCCGGTCGATCTTCGCCATCGTGAACGACATGGACCGGCGGTACTTCATCGGCGGCGGCGACCGCTCCGACCAGTTCGGCGTGATCGACGACTTCCGCGCCGTCTTCGGCCGCAGCTACGCCGCCGAACCCGACGTGCTCATCGAACAGTTGCGTGAAGACGAGGCCATCGCCGCCGCCGACACCCTGCTGCTCACCGTGCCCAACCAGTTGGGTGTCGACTACAACGCTCACGTCCTCGAGTCGATCCTGACCCACGTCGCGCCGGCGCTGGGGTGGCGGTAG
- a CDS encoding alpha/beta fold hydrolase has translation MNTAHDITNVVLVHGAFADGSGWRRVHDLLTARGYRVSIVQNPLTSLEADVAATKRVLDLQDGPTILVAHSWGGTVITEAGVHPNVAGLVYVSALAPDAGETTAQQYEGFAPTPEFVIDVGDDGYGYLNRDAFQAGFGADLSDADAAFLAESQVPIDMSVFGTPVTVAAWRERPSWAVIATEDKAFDQAMLQHMATRIGADITNVPGSHALFISQAEAVADVIATAAERSATR, from the coding sequence ATGAACACCGCACACGACATCACCAACGTCGTCCTCGTGCACGGGGCGTTCGCCGATGGATCCGGATGGCGCCGCGTCCACGACCTGCTGACCGCGCGTGGTTACCGGGTCTCGATCGTGCAGAATCCGCTCACCTCGCTCGAGGCCGACGTAGCGGCCACCAAGCGGGTGCTCGACCTCCAGGATGGGCCGACGATCCTCGTCGCCCACTCGTGGGGCGGCACGGTCATCACCGAGGCGGGCGTCCACCCCAACGTCGCCGGACTGGTGTACGTCTCCGCCCTGGCGCCCGACGCCGGCGAGACGACCGCCCAGCAGTACGAGGGTTTCGCACCCACGCCCGAGTTCGTCATCGACGTCGGCGACGACGGGTACGGCTACCTCAATCGCGACGCCTTCCAGGCCGGATTCGGCGCCGACCTCAGCGACGCCGACGCGGCCTTCCTCGCTGAGAGCCAAGTCCCCATCGACATGAGCGTGTTCGGCACTCCGGTGACCGTGGCCGCGTGGCGGGAGAGGCCGAGCTGGGCCGTCATCGCGACCGAGGACAAGGCGTTCGACCAGGCCATGCTGCAGCACATGGCCACGCGCATCGGCGCCGACATCACCAACGTCCCGGGCAGCCACGCGCTGTTCATCAGCCAGGCCGAGGCGGTCGCCGACGTCATCGCCACAGCGGCTGAGCGCAGCGCGACGCGCTGA
- a CDS encoding GntR family transcriptional regulator, with protein sequence MPIPRSLPGVDRSLLRDDVYRRLRDSIVDGTFLPGEQLKDADLAEWLGVSRTPVREALLRLGASGLVVAVPGRSTTVSTIDPKAVKDARDVVAAMHVLVAREMAGNLSGAEVARMREANDRFARAVSAGETAAALDADEELHAIPVSILGNRAIESVLDQFGPVVRRAERERFATDGQAAVERHERLIHLLESADAERASELTFEIWHSLPAEGTTGSG encoded by the coding sequence ATGCCCATCCCCCGCAGCCTCCCCGGTGTTGACCGGTCCCTGCTCCGCGACGATGTCTACCGCCGACTGCGGGACTCGATCGTCGACGGCACGTTCTTGCCCGGGGAGCAGCTGAAGGATGCGGACCTGGCGGAGTGGCTCGGCGTCAGCCGGACCCCGGTTCGCGAAGCACTCCTTCGTCTCGGCGCGAGCGGGCTCGTGGTCGCCGTGCCCGGACGTTCGACGACGGTCAGCACCATCGACCCGAAGGCCGTCAAGGACGCTCGCGACGTGGTCGCCGCCATGCACGTCCTGGTTGCTCGAGAGATGGCGGGCAACCTGTCCGGGGCCGAGGTGGCGCGGATGCGTGAAGCGAACGACCGCTTCGCACGGGCCGTGAGCGCTGGCGAGACCGCCGCCGCGCTCGACGCCGACGAGGAGCTGCACGCGATTCCGGTGTCCATCCTCGGGAACCGCGCCATCGAGTCGGTACTCGACCAGTTCGGCCCTGTCGTGCGTCGAGCAGAACGCGAACGCTTCGCAACGGACGGGCAGGCGGCGGTCGAACGGCATGAACGGCTGATCCATCTCCTGGAGAGCGCCGACGCCGAGCGGGCATCGGAGCTCACCTTCGAGATCTGGCACAGCCTGCCGGCAGAGGGCACCACTGGCTCGGGCTGA
- a CDS encoding DUF488 domain-containing protein: MKLFTIGFTKKSAAQFFGLLRGNGATTLVDTRLNNVSQLAGFTKRDDLQFFASELCDMSYRHELRLAPSDELLAAYKKGRMPWETYAGAYLELIRVRRVEATLRPEEFDNAVLLCSEPTPDHCHRRLAAEYLAAAWGGVEVVHL, translated from the coding sequence GTGAAGCTGTTCACGATCGGGTTCACGAAGAAGTCCGCGGCGCAGTTCTTCGGCCTGCTTCGTGGCAATGGCGCGACGACGCTCGTCGACACCCGCCTGAACAACGTCTCGCAACTCGCCGGCTTCACGAAGCGCGACGACCTGCAGTTCTTCGCGAGCGAGCTGTGCGACATGTCCTACCGTCACGAGCTCCGCCTGGCGCCGAGTGACGAACTCCTGGCTGCGTACAAGAAGGGCAGGATGCCCTGGGAGACGTATGCGGGAGCGTACCTCGAGCTCATCCGAGTGCGTCGCGTCGAAGCAACGCTCCGGCCCGAGGAGTTCGACAACGCCGTTCTGCTCTGCTCCGAGCCGACACCGGACCACTGCCACCGCCGACTGGCTGCCGAGTACCTCGCGGCTGCCTGGGGCGGCGTCGAGGTCGTCCACCTGTGA
- the gnd gene encoding phosphogluconate dehydrogenase (NAD(+)-dependent, decarboxylating) — MQLGMVGLGRMGANIVRRLMRDGHECVVFDVNPDAVAALVAEGATGADSIEDLAAKLDAPRAVWLMVPAGITGQLVDQVAATLEAGDTIIDGGNSNYRDDVRRAAKLKPRGIHYVDAGTSGGVFGLERGYCLMIGGPDEAFTRLEPIFRTIAPGEGTIERTPGRTGDYAPEELGYLHCGPSGAGHFVKMVHNGIEYGIMAALAEGMNILENADAGTREAEHSAEVAPLEEPEFYQFTIDTPKVTELWRRGSVISSWLLDLTAAALQENPALDGLAGRVSDSGEGRWTVKAAVDIGVPAPVLAASLFERFASRDEDEYANQLLSAMRLQFGGHRELPAGDVLEAGTRKADA, encoded by the coding sequence ATGCAGCTGGGAATGGTGGGACTGGGCCGGATGGGCGCCAACATCGTGCGGCGACTGATGCGCGACGGCCACGAGTGCGTGGTGTTCGACGTGAATCCGGATGCCGTCGCGGCCCTGGTCGCGGAGGGCGCCACGGGTGCCGACAGCATCGAGGACCTGGCGGCGAAGCTGGATGCGCCCCGTGCCGTCTGGCTCATGGTGCCGGCCGGGATCACCGGACAACTGGTCGACCAGGTCGCCGCGACGTTAGAGGCCGGCGACACGATCATCGATGGAGGCAACTCGAACTACCGCGATGACGTCCGGCGTGCGGCGAAGCTCAAGCCCCGAGGCATCCATTACGTCGACGCAGGCACGAGCGGCGGCGTCTTCGGGCTCGAACGCGGGTACTGCCTCATGATCGGCGGGCCCGACGAGGCGTTCACACGTCTGGAGCCGATTTTCCGCACCATCGCGCCCGGCGAGGGCACCATCGAGCGGACCCCCGGCCGCACTGGTGACTACGCGCCGGAGGAGCTCGGCTACCTGCATTGCGGGCCCTCAGGCGCCGGCCACTTCGTGAAGATGGTGCACAACGGCATCGAGTACGGCATCATGGCGGCGCTCGCCGAGGGCATGAACATCCTCGAGAACGCGGATGCCGGTACTCGCGAGGCGGAGCACTCCGCCGAGGTCGCACCCCTCGAAGAGCCCGAGTTCTACCAGTTCACCATCGACACGCCCAAGGTCACCGAGCTGTGGCGCCGCGGGTCGGTGATCTCCTCTTGGCTGCTCGACCTCACCGCCGCCGCTCTGCAGGAGAATCCGGCGCTCGATGGCCTGGCGGGCCGCGTGTCGGACTCGGGTGAGGGGCGGTGGACGGTGAAGGCTGCGGTCGACATCGGCGTGCCTGCCCCAGTGCTCGCGGCATCCCTCTTCGAACGATTTGCGTCGCGCGACGAGGACGAGTACGCCAACCAACTACTGTCGGCCATGCGCCTGCAGTTCGGCGGCCACCGGGAGCTGCCCGCCGGCGACGTGCTCGAGGCGGGCACCCGCAAGGCCGACGCGTAG
- a CDS encoding ArsR/SmtB family transcription factor, with amino-acid sequence MVQHEVLDRAFAALADTTRRDILVRLGDGPATISELAESAGMTLTGIRKHVDVLVDAGLATTEKVGRTRQCRLGAERLDDAMAWISFYQRLWERRLDGLEAYFTLRDGTRNDTDKDAS; translated from the coding sequence ATGGTTCAACATGAGGTGCTCGACCGGGCGTTCGCCGCCCTCGCCGACACCACCCGGCGCGACATCCTGGTGCGACTCGGCGACGGGCCGGCCACGATCAGCGAACTGGCCGAGTCCGCGGGGATGACCCTCACCGGCATCCGCAAGCACGTCGACGTGCTCGTCGACGCGGGGCTCGCCACCACCGAGAAGGTCGGACGCACCCGGCAATGCCGGCTGGGCGCCGAGCGATTGGACGACGCCATGGCGTGGATCTCGTTCTACCAGCGCCTCTGGGAGCGCCGTCTCGACGGTCTCGAGGCCTACTTCACCCTCCGCGACGGCACGCGGAACGACACCGACAAGGATGCATCATGA
- a CDS encoding SRPBCC family protein has translation MTEHAGGTAADTTTETLELRASRTLPATPDEVFDAYTDAEKQKIWFSILDEEPGVVEIEVDLRVGGRQVAVWGPDRDTLFREEQVFLEIDRPHRLVTESTGSDPSGETMTTHIVVTFEPVKGGTLMSLVQSGFPTPEIRDFFASQAWVGAFDRIEAYLRSL, from the coding sequence ATGACCGAGCACGCGGGCGGCACCGCCGCCGACACCACCACCGAGACCCTCGAGCTGCGCGCCTCGCGCACGCTCCCCGCGACGCCGGACGAGGTCTTCGACGCCTACACCGACGCCGAGAAGCAGAAGATCTGGTTCTCGATCCTCGACGAGGAGCCGGGCGTCGTCGAGATCGAGGTCGACCTGCGCGTCGGCGGCCGGCAGGTCGCCGTGTGGGGACCCGACCGCGACACGCTCTTCCGCGAGGAGCAGGTCTTCCTCGAGATCGACCGTCCGCACCGGCTCGTGACCGAGTCGACGGGCAGCGACCCGAGCGGCGAGACCATGACCACGCACATCGTTGTCACGTTCGAGCCCGTCAAGGGCGGCACGCTCATGAGCCTCGTGCAGTCGGGCTTCCCGACGCCCGAGATCCGCGACTTCTTCGCCTCTCAGGCCTGGGTCGGCGCGTTCGACCGCATCGAGGCGTACCTCCGCA